The Coriobacteriia bacterium region ACGATGCTCGCCGCCGAGGTGCTCGTGCAGGGCCGCGGCGTGTGCACCGACAAGAGCCTGCTGCTGGCGAGCCTGCTCGCCCACGAGGGATACGAGACCGTGCTGTGGGTCTTTCCCACGCAGCGTCATGTGGCGCTCGGTGTCGCGAGTGATGGCGCCAACTTCCGGGGCACGCGGTATGCGTTCGTGGAGACCACCACCCCCGCGTTCGTCGGCCAGGCCTCGCCCGAGTACCGCGCGGCGGGACCTGTGGTGCTGCCGCCCTCGCAGGTGGACCTCGGCGGCAGCAGGTCGTACGGGTCGGGCGAGCAGGTGGAGGTGATCCTCGCGGAGCTGCGGCGCCTCCAGGTGGTCTCGCTCACGGCCGATGGCTATGACGCCTACGCGCGTACGTCCATCCAGCACCGCGAACGGTATGCCGCACGGGCGATGGAGCAGTGGATCGCCGATGCGATGGCCACCTTCATCCTCACGCATACGCACGACCGCGCCGGCGTGCACTCGCTGCTCACCGCATCGCCGCCGTTGCCGACTCTCCGCTCCTAGCCTCGCGGGTCCCTAGCGGCGCTTGAGGTCGCGCGAGAGCGCCATCGCCGCCCGGGCGCCTTCGCCCGCCGCGATGATGATCTGCTTCCCCGGCGTGTCGGTGACGTCGCCGGCCGCGTAGATCCCCGCTGCGCTCGTGGCACCACGGTTGTCGATGACGATCTCGCCCTTCTCGTTCATCTCCACGAGTCCGGCGGTGAACTCGGAGACCGCGATCGAACCGCTCTCGATGAAGATGCCGGTCACGGGAACCGTCTGCTCGGTTCCCTCCTTGGGGTTCATCACCTTCACGCCGGTCACCCGGGTGTCGCCCACGATCTCGGTGACCTTGAAGCCGGTAAGCAGCGCGATGTTCGGCGCCGAGGTCACGCGCTCCATCATCGCCTCGGGCACCTTGGGCGTCTGGAGCGAGATGAGGGTAACGCGGGCACCGAGTGTGGCGAGCTCGAGCGCGGCGTCGGCGGCCGACTCGCCCGGGCCGACCACAGCCACATCGGCGTCTTTGAAGAACGCCGCGTCGCAGGTGGC contains the following coding sequences:
- a CDS encoding FAD-dependent oxidoreductase, producing MTAAPPVREIAIAIVGGGPAGLAAGLYAARALRSTVMFEGGVLGGQIATTDAVENYPGFPDGVNGLDLSIAMQQQAERFGMETVYARVAGIRRAEDGRFALSTEGAGDFLARAVIYTAGAEYNKLGVPRESELTGRGVSYCATCDAAFFKDADVAVVGPGESAADAALELATLGARVTLISLQTPKVPEAMMERVTSAPNIALLTGFKVTEIVGDTRVTGVKVMNPKEGTEQTVPVTGIFIESGSIAVSEFTAGLVEMNEKGEIVIDNRGATSAAGIYAAGDVTDTPGKQIIIAAGEGARAAMALSRDLKRR